The genome window GGACCGGTGATCCGGCTGAGCAGAGCCCTTTCGCCTGCGTCCTGGCGCCAGCCTGATCCCAGCGGAGCAGCCTCCTCACCTGGCTGgggtgctggagcccagcaggTGCCTTCTGCGAAGCGCTTGAGCCAAACGCCAGCCCCCCAGCAGAGGGGGGGGCTCCCTCCTGGGTGCCCACAGGGTGACAGGCTGTCTCGGGTCTTCTGCCTTCCCACCGGCGGTGTGGGACAAGCCTCTTTTCTTGGTGTGATCTGAACTCCTGGCAGTGGAGACCAGCTTACCTGGATGCAGGTCCTGAGCGCTGGTAGCCGGTCACTGCaaaattctgactttttttttttttttttttttttccagtttttggGTGactttcccacccccccaccctgctggaAACTTTCCAATGTCAGCGAGGCTGCTTCAGAAACCGTGCAGCACCCCGGAGATGTTCCGTATTTACTCACAGCAGGGAAACAGAGACAACAAAGCGTGGTGCCCCAGAACACACACAGTGCAAACCAGTGAGAAGATCGCTGGTGTCCTGGCTCCCATGCTGGGCTTTAACTGCTACAGAACAGCCCCTCTTGCATCCATATgttgttttctctcccttccctcccctccccctcgttttctggttttaattctatttcttttgGCTCACAAAGCTGATGAAATTAGGAAAGATTATTAAAACCACCATTGCTCACAGAACAGGTTTCTTCCGAGCTATCCCAGCTGCAAAGCGGCTCAGTATCTGTTGGCAACACTTATATTGGAATTAATGAGAAaatggtgtctttttttttttttttttttttcctgagaaccAAGCAAAGCCTGGTGCCGGAGACTTCCAGCACAGGCTAATTaagtttgatttgttttgtttgtttgtttttaatttttttaagggattCTGTCTGgtcttctgtattttcacagaagGGATGGGCTTCCCTAGTGAACTGGCACCAGATACTGGCgcaggagaggggctggctgCGTGGATCTGCTGCTAGAAGGAgcgcaggcagcagagctggcagatgctgccaggggctggtgtccccagggaggaGCTGGACACCTTGTGTTTGAAGACGAGACCCTGGGGTGGTTGCTGCTCATCATCCAGTCCTTGGCTCTACTGACCATtgtgctctgatttttttccaggcGTATTTTTTGCCATGTGTTTAGTAGGTAGGTGCTGGCTCCGCTCCGACGATCGCATTGTTCTcgctggttttttttttgttgttgttgttgttgttgttgttgtttgccTTGGACCAGGTTGCTTTATCTGGGTGAGCTCTAGCTGCGAGTACAGAGTCGTCCCCGCTGCCCGTTCGCTTGGTGCAGCGGTGTGGGTTGAGGTGGGTCGGTGTCTCTTTCAAACCTTCGCCTCCTCAGGCtctgggggcctgggggggggaggTTTGTAGCCAGCACATCGTTCGTGTGGGTGAAACTCATTTCCCTTCCGTGCTGGTGTCTGCCTCTGCGCTGATCCTTGCTCGCATTGCTGACACTCGTACTCATCAGCTCCTGGGAGCTGAGTCAGTGTCTCCCGACAGCCTGGCACGTGAAGCAGGTGGAGGTgtctgctcctgccctgggacccacagccagctctgcactGGTGAGAACTGGTGAGATCTCATGGAAgatgctgctttcccagcaaaTCTCTCTAGGGCCAGGCCCTTTCCAGGTTGCTCTGGATCCTTGCCCAGGTGTGCTTGTAGCCCGAAACAGCTGTTGACCGAGGAGAGCTGGCTGCGTGGGTGAGGAGGAGCGTGGAAGTACAACCCTGCGAGCTCCAGATGAATCAGCCTCCCTGTGCCGGTGGAGTGGGGAGCTCCTCTGGAGCCAGTAGATGCTGGCTTGCTCCACAGACTGTGCCTGGAGCAGTCAACCAGGCAGAAAGCTTGGCTCAGCCGGAGTGTCTGGGATCCAGCAGCTCGAACATATTGTGGCAAAAAGGAGGGAACATGTGAACATGTGCTTTGGGGGCTGTGGAACAAATCCATGGGCTCCCATGCAgacattttaatactttttttttgcttccccccccccaaggagGGGGGGGAGCTTTTTGAAGCCATTAATTTCCCTTTTGTCAACAGAAAAAATTTTATCAGCCATGAATTTTCCTCTGAGGGCAGGAACAGCTAGTTATTGTGCTGGAAGACAGCACAATAACACCGTGGAAATCTTATCTGTGTGGTTGCTGCTAAGATGAAAGAGGGGCAGATGTGCTTTGGGTCAGAGGAGCCCCAGCCTTGCTCGCTGTGATCCTGCACGGCCGTTTGAAGGGCAGAGGTAAGCTCCTGCCAGGCAACTCGAGTGAaaccccttttttccccaaatttggAGCAAAACTGCAATGCGTGGTGCAGGTAGGAATGACTGTTCTGTGACCAGAGTAGGGGAAGCTGATGGCGATGGGTCTGCCTTAGCTCTCAGGTGTcgtatttgtttatttaaacgGTGGGGTTGTGGGGAGGGTGGAAGAGCAGCACAAGCTGGGGGTTGAGGTGGGATGCTGGCCCCTCCGGAGCTGGGGGATCCCTGCCGTGGGGATATGACAGGCTGCCCTCGCTAGGGAGTGAGTTGttgccttcctcttccctctcctctaCTTCCCCAAGGGCTTATTAGGAACCTTTGTCTGAGCTGGTGGATGTTGAGGAGGCTTTGGGTAAGGGTAGGAATGTCAAAGCGCTTTTGACTTGTTAATTACTGATCCTCTCTGATACCATCCAGCCCTTGTTGCTATGTAGATCTCCTGTGTTGAGCAGTGTGCAGGCACTCGGAGTCCCCAGGCCAAGAAGATGACAATCTACAAATACAAAGATGAGGCAGGAGCCTGATGACGAGGAAAGCTGGGGGGAAAGTGGCTTATCCCagcttttctctgtaatttgGGCTAAACCCCAGTTCTGTGCCTGGCCTCTGATCTGTGCGAGCTTatcccctttccctgcccaaCCCTCGGGATGGTGCTGGGGTCGGGAAGCTGCACAGGATGGGGAAGCTCGTTTGCTGAAATCGGGTATAATTGGAGGTGGCGGTTGCCGTTTCCTGCGGTAATTTCCTGTAACAGTGGGTTTGTCTGGGATCCTGCTCAGCCTTTGCTCCCCTGTACTGCGTCTTGCCTGTGTTGCAGATGGTTTGGCTCGACTTCCCACTGTATCCAAGAGCCTCCACCAGCCCTTTCAGGAAAGGTATTTTTCGAAGCCCTTTGTGCTTCAGTTCAGCACATGACGGATCCCTGCAGCCCGTGAATCATCGCCCATGCCGAGCAGCGCTGCGCAAGTAGGGCTCGCTCGTATTAGCGATGCAATACCCTCTTCGGGGCCATCCTGCAGGTTGCTGAGCCCGGGGAGAAATGTATCCAGTATCCTGCGGGGCCAGATCATTGATTCATCCCTGGATCTAGCAGGATTGGGTTGCCAGCTCCATCTCGCTGGAGCATTTGCAGATGCTTTCAGCTCTCCCGTTTCTGCTTCGCGATAGCAACAGGGTGCTGCTTGCTTCAgtgtgctggcagagccccgCTGATGATCTCTGGCAGAAGGGGGAAACAGCTGGGTCGAGGAAGGAGAAGAACTCGGAGGCACTGGGACTTGTGCAggtgctgaaatgtttttggaGGAAGGTTTGATGTGGCTTCTGTTTGGCAGATGGCGAGGCTGGTTTTCAGTGCTCGTCTTTTGCCCTCCGCTTGGCTCTTTCCTGGGTGGATGCGAAGAGGTTTGCCCAGCTGTTTGCTGGAAAAGGATGGTGCTGGAATTTGGAGGCTTGGAtgcaaaaggcaaagcagaggtgCTAGGGAGCGTGGTTCTgaggcagcagtgcccagcGCCGGCCCGCTTTGCTACCCTGGTGCCTGTGCAGGAGTAGGTGCTGTGTCTCCCGAGCAGAAGGAGAGGGCAGGCAGTTCGTGGAGCTGCTCACGCATCCGGAGATGCATTGAGACACCAGGGCATGAACCTGAGCGTGGAGCGACAGCGAAGGTGGGAATGGTCCCAGCAGCAAAGCGAAGCACCTCTGTGGTGGGGGCTAGCAGgctgtgtgggtgctgtggctctgctggcagcctggAGCTGTTGTGCTGGGTCTTCCACATCCACGTTTGCCCTTCCAGGTGGTTTGAACCCGATTTAAATGTGTTGGAGGTGCTGAGACTTGCAGTGTGAGTGGCTGCTGTAGGGATGGGAAGGAATTTGGGTCCCTTCCCAGTGGAGGAGAGCAGCATGTGTCCAAAGGCAATGGGAAGGTTTAAGAGCAACCGATACTAGTTTCTTGGAgatcccttctccctgcagccGTTAATCTTGTTATCTGAATTGCAAACTCTGACACAGGGactttcccctccccagcctctgtCAGAGGAGTCTGTCTGTGCCCGCTCTGCGGTAGCAGAGTATCCACACGTACGTGTGGAGCTGATTCATTATCCGACTTCCAGTGTCCAGCAAATTATTAAAAGTCAGTCCCTGCTGCCCTTTGACTTGAGGAGGGTCACAAAGGCCAACCGTGCAGCGATTGCGTTACCTGCGGCCTCCCTTGCTGTCCATCCATCGCCTTCTCCCGTGCTGCTCCCCCCGTCGGCTCTGCTGGCCACGTCTGTCTGGAGCCAAAGCTCCTTGGGCTGCGAAGAGCTGGCCGGGGCATATGTGGCATCGTGCAGGCAACTTGGCCGAGGTGCAGGAGCTTGGCACCGCTGGCCACATCTGGCTGTGTGGCCACATCTGGCTgcggagcagcagcagggccagttCCTACCTGCCCTCCAGAGCAAGCCGATGCTCCTGGTGTTTGTGCAGCTGGAAGTGCTGCCGTGCCGCCGTCTCCTCACGGCGTGGCCGGTGGCTTTGGAGCCTCACGCAGTGTCCGCGTGCCCTCACACCCCTCCTGGCTCcttgtttgtgtttggggtgggggctcCTTTATCTGGAGTCAAGTGCGGTGTGCGTCTGTGGGGCTGTGGCGGTTTATCACCAAGTTTGGTGGTGgtgagaagggaagaggaggagctggCTCCCCAGTGCAAGCCGCAAAGGAACCAGTAACTGCCGgtgtgtgctggggcagagctcaAGGTCGGCCCCTGGCAGGCAGCGTGAGAAGCTGGTGAACAGGATTCCCTGGGAATGCCGTCCtcggcgggggggggagggggactGGGTTCCTGGGGCTGTTCTTGGTGCTGCGCAccctctgtgctgggagcaggagcccCCCTCTAGCGAGGTCCTCATCCAGGCGCTGGCGCACATCCCCCCGCTGAGCCCACAGGACTGTGCTCGCTCTGCAGCGGTGCCCCTGCGTGGTCCTGGGCTCTCCCAACCAAACACAACTGTGCAAACCacccctcacccacccccccccaaacccaaaccccaacaaccacCGAGCAGAAGAACTGCAGCAGGATTCTCCCACGTGCGTGGGAAGGAAGCAATGCCGGCAGCGCATCAGAACGGAGGAGCAGCTCAGCACACACAAGCGGGTGTGTTTGCTTCCCTCAGCACCCTCCTCCGTACCGCGCTCGGCTGTGAGCTCCCGCCGTGCCTGCGGCTACCGCAACTGGTCACACTGGGAGGAGAGAGCAGGAACTTGGGAACCAGGATGCTCTGAGGGCTGGGATCTGCTCTGTCCGGACACCACGGGatgctcagctgctcctcaccgctgttctttttttccctccgCAGGGTTCTGGCATCAGTGATGAGCGATGGGGTATGATGTAGCACGTTTTCAGGGGGATGTTGATGAAGACCTTATATGCCCCATCTGCAGCGGGGTCCTGGAGGAGCCGGTTCAGGTAGGTTTCTGTCTGAGCACTGACTGTGGCTACTGAAAGCCTCCGATTGCAGCTCCAGACTTCTAGATGTCTTGATCAGATGATGGGCGCCGCACACAGCGTGTGCATTAGGTGAGCTCAATGGATTCTTAACTTTCCTACTAATGGTTTAAGGCAACAGCACGGgtaaggaagcagcagcaccagggatAAAAGTCTGCGTTTGCGGGGGTTCTGGTGGAGATGAGCTCGAGTCCTGGGTTTGGAGGATGCCCTGGCGGGGGAGGAAAGAATAAGCTCGTGTAGCGACAGGTTTCCCTTACGCTCTCATTTCTTACTCCCTTCTTAACTCTGCCAAAGCTCAGTGCAGCTGCCTACCAGTGGTGGTGTCCCAAGGCagagatggcagcagctgtgctaaAACTTGGCCCTTGCTTACAGCTTTGCGCTTGCTTGActctctctgcttccctgcGCACGTGCTGCTTCCAGGCTACACAGCTGATCCGTTTTACTCGCTGTTGGGAGCCTGGCTCAGCTCCTACCACCACACGTAGCTTGGAGGATGGACAGACCACAGCCCTGGTACCGGCACGCTGCTCTGCCCGGGCCTGGCACAGCCGGGTTGTTTGGATCCTCCAGCTTGCTCTGCAGCTTGTGCAGCCGCTCAGGGAatgtggagctgctgcttccactCCTCCCTCCGCTCCCTGTGAAGCAGAAGGGCTGTTGGACGGGGCTCTCCCGTGAGGTTTGGTACTGCGAGCTCTTCCAGCGCAGCGTCCCTCCGGAGCACTGCGTGGTCTCCGGCCCCCCTGTACCTCTCGGTGCTGGAAGGACTATATTCGTCACTGTGTCTTGCAAAGCCCCATTACTTGGGGGGAAATTAAAAGGGGGCTTTTAGCCCCCTTGCCAGTGCTGACCGGagtggagcagagctgccttctgcGTGGGACTTtgtccccctgccccttcccctcaAGGTCTGCATGCCACCAGAGCCATGGGCTGGGTAACTCGCCACCCTCTGCATAAATCCAGCTTCATTTGAAGtaaaaaggattaaaagaaaactgagctaATCTGAAATGTGTGGATAATTATTGCAGTTTCATTGCTTAATAATAAACTGCATcacaaaagctgtgatttgTGCCGTGCTGGCAAGCTGCTCCGTGGGGATCCTGGCGAGGCTGGGGCTGTGTGCCACAGccctccctgtgctggtgggctgggggtgttTGGAACCACAATCTATTGTAGTTAAAATTGTGTTGTTAGCATCTTCCAGCTACGCTAATCTGTTGTGTCAAACaagctttgattattttttttttttaaaaaagaaaataatctgtcaACATATGAATGGGCCATCACGTAAATCAGAGGGGAAGTTGCAGCTTGCTTAAGCAGGTTTATTTAAATCTCCTTTTGAGAATGTGATATCACAAACTCCCTTGTTCCCAGGCTTTTCTCGAGCGCGTTTAGCAGCCTGGTGGTTGTGTGCCAGCCCTCCCGCTCCTGCCAGCGCCGCAGGAGCTCAGAGCTGGGCACAAGCCTTGGTTTGAAGGGGGCAAATTTCTGAGGATTTTTAACTTGTTCCTCCCTCCCAGTGAGGTCCCTCtgcctgctcaaagcagggatGCCTCCAGTGCCATCTTGGAGGGCTCAGGGGCCGTATTCATCCCCAGGATTCGAATATCTCCACAGATGGAGATTCCCCAGGGCCTGTCCCTGTGTTCTGGGCATGGAGTGACTCCCTCTCCGCAGTATCCAGTGAAAGGGGTTTGATTTATCGTCTGTCACATCCCCAGTCCGCATTTGGTGATGCTGGGATATCCAGATCGCTAAATCTCAGCCAGGGTGGGCACAGGCTCGAAGGGATAAAATGccaggaggggagcagaggacCCAGCTCTGTGGAGAGCCGAAGCCTGGGAGAGCAGGACTTGAGGAAAACACGAGGGAGAGGAGCGGCTGTTGCTGTGCCGCAGCCCGGCACACGCTGCCGTGTCTGACACGGGCTCGGAGACACCACACTGTGCTGCTCGGCTCGAGCTGCATCACCGCAGAGGCTGCACGAGCTCCCGAGATGGTCCTGTAGCTTGAAAAGGTGAATCCTGATTCGGCGTATGCCCTGCACTCATTGCTTGCCTTTGGCGGCTGGTCCAAGGCACCGAGGGAACAGTTTGTAAATCATCTTAGCTAACCCTGAACGCGTCTGACCTTCCTGGAACTTGGAGTTTCTGCTCCGTGGAAGAAAGCGCAGCGTTGTCCGAAGAGCTGGCGTCTGtcctgctccccatccccaaTCTTGATACTCCTTCAGCTGCGCTTGAACGCaagagcagagcccagctgtgTAAATAACAGTGAAGTAATGTTCTCATCTGCcctggaaaaatgtttaaatttagaATCCTGATCTGTCTTGGCCTCTCAGGTCCTTCCAGGAGGCAGCGTTACCTgggacagagcagagctgctgctctggggggtCCGTGCCCTGTcccagggagctgctctgcctACGAGAGACCATGTGTCTGGGGGGAAAAGTACCTTGGTGGGGCGGGCACACAAATTAAAACCGGAGGAGGACGAAGGTGGGGACTGTTTTTCCAAGGGAAGGGAGGATGGTGCTGCGGCAGCGCTTCTGGCGTTGTAGGGGAAGGTGCCGTGCACGGCTGTGGTCTCTACAGCTCTGCCTTTTGGTGTCTCGTTCCCCTGCGTGGGCATCGTGCCTGCTTTTGTAACAGAGGTgcctcttccctttgctttcctccccCAAGGCGGCACGTAGCTGCTGCGGGAACCTCCGAAGGCTGAGAGCTTTTCTCTGGACAAGGTTGTCCTCCAGGCGTGAGCTGGCGGGTGGGAGTAACGCGTGGCTGTTCTCTGCCCCTCCGCAGGCTCCTCACTGCGAGCACGCCTTCTGCAATGCCTGCATCACCCAGTGGTTCTCCCAGCAGCAGACGTGCCCCGTGGACCGCAGCGTCGTGACGGTTGCCCACCTCCGTCCCGTCCCGCGGATCATGCGTAATATGCTCTCAAAGCTGCAGATCACTTGTGACAACGCTGTTTTCGGCTGTACGGCGGTTGTGCGACTTGACAACCTGATGTCTCACCTCAATGACTGCGAGCACAATCCCAAGCGCCCGGTGACTTGCGAGCAGGGATGCGGGTGAGGATGGCCTGGGGGGCTCTGCCGCGGAgggtgggcagagcaggggccACGGGCTTGGAGAAGGAACCCGGGGTTGGGTGCCTGGCACCTTTTGGCCCTCTGGGTGCAGAGCTCCGGGGGTGGCAGGGCTTTGAAGGCCTGCGGAACGGCTCGGGAAGGATAGTCAAccccatttctttttaaacttggTTCAAAGCCCCTGGCTCTTCAGCTTGTTGCTGGGGCTTAGGTGTCAACGGGATGCTGGAAACGGGGTGCTGGAGCCTTTGTGAATCCACCCAGAGCTACTCCAGCCCCCTGGGAAAAGTTCCAGCGtgagctctgctccctcctaAGTGTTGCCCAAAGCCGGGAGCGCTGGGTCTGGCCTTGGCACCTGTGCTCTCGCTGTCGACGTCCTTCCCACTCACATGCTGTAAGCATCCAGCCAGGTGGTGACTGACTGGTGGCTTGGAGACTATCAGATCTCCGCGGATGAAGTCAGAGACTGGATCAGGCCCACACGGGCTGCCTAGTGTGGGACCTGGTTCCGAGCCCCGAGCGCTTTGGAGGAGGAAAATCCCCGTTGCTTGCCAACCTGGTGGTGGTTTCTTCCCCAGACCATCTGGCTTGGCCACGAGACGTGGCAGGGATCAGGCTTTCCTACACCGCTCGGAGGTCGCGGCGCTGGGCTTCCCGGGGTCTCGGCAAGTCCTCCAGGACTGGATTTGTTGTGGAGACTGTTGATGTGGTTATGCCAAGTGCTCTGGTGTGTAACTTTCCCTAATGTGAGGcctcccaccttttttttttttctttttttcttttcttttttttttttttttttgtaacgCTCCGCAGCTTGGAAATGCCCAAAGATGAGCTGCCAAACCACAACTGCATCAAGCATTTACGATCcgtggtgcagcagcagcagacgAGAATCGCCGAGCTGGAGAAGACCTCGGCAGAGCACAAGCATCAGCTGGCCGAGCAGGTGGGTCCGTGCGCGCGAGGGGCCGGCTCGCCTGCTTGGGCCCCCCAAAAGTTTTGTGGATGAAGAAAACGGCTGTggagctgccccagctgagCACGGttggggctctgctgctgctcagcacctcatCCAGCCGCTGGGATGGTGGCTGAGCCAGCGGGCAGCAGGGACGTGGTGGGCTCTGGCCTTGCGACGTGCAGCCACGGTGCTGAGCCCTTTGTGCCAACGCTGCTGTGTCCTGCCTCTTGCAGAAAAGGGACATCCAGCTGCTGAAGGCCTACATGCGCGCCATCCGCAGCGTCAACCCCAACCTGCAGAACCTGGAGGAGACCATCGAGTACAATGAAATCCTGGAGTACGTGCTGGTTCTCGCGCTGCTcggggaggagctggggggcttCCAGCTTCGTTGGGGTGGGATAGGCCGAGAGGGGGTGAAGTGCCTTCCGAGGCGGAGGCGCGGTTTGAgcagaaaatgctttgcagaagcGCAGGGGCAGGTAGTTGCGGGGTGTTTGTGCTGGGGAGCGGCGCGTGAGCTGCTTGCACGATGGCTTGGGAGCATTTTTAGTTTTCCACCTGCATCCTGCCCGGGAGCAGGAAGCTGCCAGattccttcctccttctgaGAAAGGCCGGAGGAAGCAGCTTCTCATCCCGTCCCTTCCGTGCGTAGCAGAGCTGAACACCGCAGCCGGGTCTTGTGGGGGTGAAACAGTGGAGGGAGGCGGGGAAAAGGAGGCAttccccatccagcctggctcccGAGCACGGAGCACTTCCCCGATTTTGGTGGGAGCCACCACACGGCACTGACCTCTTTGTCCCCGTGTCTGTCACCAGGTGGGTCAACTCCCTGCAACCGGCCCGGGTGACGCGGTGGGGCGGGATGATCTCCACGCCGGACGCGGTGCTGCAGGCCGTCATCAAGCGCTCGCTGGTGGAGAGCGGCTGCCCCACGTCCATCATCAACGAGCTGATCGAGAACGCTCACGAGCGGAACTGGCCGCAGGGGCTGGCCACGCTGGAGACGCGCCAGATGAACCGGCGGTACTACGAGAACTATGTGGCCAAGCGCATCCCCGGCAAGCAAGCCGTGGTGGTGATGGCCTGCGAAAACCAGCACATGGGCGAGGACATGGTGCTAGAGCCGGGACTGGTGATGATATTTGCACACGGAGTGGAGGAAATTTAAGGATTTGGGAAGAGCAACGCTTCGTGCTGAcgagggagaggagggggaaggtgCAGAGGtggaggctggggggagccgGTCAAAGCTGCTGTTCCCCC of Falco rusticolus isolate bFalRus1 chromosome 19, bFalRus1.pri, whole genome shotgun sequence contains these proteins:
- the RNF41 gene encoding E3 ubiquitin-protein ligase NRDP1 isoform X2, whose amino-acid sequence is MRNMLSKLQITCDNAVFGCTAVVRLDNLMSHLNDCEHNPKRPVTCEQGCGLEMPKDELPNHNCIKHLRSVVQQQQTRIAELEKTSAEHKHQLAEQKRDIQLLKAYMRAIRSVNPNLQNLEETIEYNEILEWVNSLQPARVTRWGGMISTPDAVLQAVIKRSLVESGCPTSIINELIENAHERNWPQGLATLETRQMNRRYYENYVAKRIPGKQAVVVMACENQHMGEDMVLEPGLVMIFAHGVEEI
- the RNF41 gene encoding E3 ubiquitin-protein ligase NRDP1 isoform X1 — its product is MGYDVARFQGDVDEDLICPICSGVLEEPVQAPHCEHAFCNACITQWFSQQQTCPVDRSVVTVAHLRPVPRIMRNMLSKLQITCDNAVFGCTAVVRLDNLMSHLNDCEHNPKRPVTCEQGCGLEMPKDELPNHNCIKHLRSVVQQQQTRIAELEKTSAEHKHQLAEQKRDIQLLKAYMRAIRSVNPNLQNLEETIEYNEILEWVNSLQPARVTRWGGMISTPDAVLQAVIKRSLVESGCPTSIINELIENAHERNWPQGLATLETRQMNRRYYENYVAKRIPGKQAVVVMACENQHMGEDMVLEPGLVMIFAHGVEEI